ACGCTCCAATTGTAGGGATTGAAACAAGAAAATCGCACTCCTCCCGGACCAATCTCTTTAATCCTTTTCCCTCACTGCCTATAACCAATGCTATATCCAATCCCACAAGGTCCTGATCCCTGATTGATGTTTTTGCTGAAGGGTCGGCTCCCACAATCCAGACGCCACTTTTCTTCAACTCGGTTAAGACCCTGACAATATTTGTAACCATTGAAATTGATACAGCACTCGCCGTTCCAGCTGAGGTCTTAACAACCGCTGGAGTCACAGAAACAGATCTATCCTTTGGGATAATTATCCCATGCCCACCAAGAACATATACACTCCTTATTATGGCTCCAAAATTTTGGGGATCCTCTAAATGATCCAGTATAACAACCAGGAGTTTCTCCCCACTTTCTTTTGCTTTGCCCAATATCTGGGAAACTCCCACATAATCATAGTCTGAAACCCTTGCCGCAACACCCTGATGGGAGGTTGTCCTCGCAGTTTTTGAAAGTGATTCGCGTGAAAGGTATGTGATCTTTATACCTCGCTCCTCGGCAAGCCTTATAAGATCATCAGTATCAGCCCTTTTAATCTCGGATGATATAAGCACTTCTATAATCTTGGACGAGGATTGTAGAAGGAACTCCCTTACCGGATTCTTACCGTATATGATCAATTTTCTTCTTTCAGTTTCTTTTCCTGTGAAACATCGCTTGGCGCCGAACCATCACCTTTTTGAGAAGTCTTAAACTCCACCTCGGCTTCCTTGATCTTTTTCAGAATATTGTCGTTTATCCATTTCTGATCCC
This genomic interval from Thermodesulfobacteriota bacterium contains the following:
- the rlmB gene encoding 23S rRNA (guanosine(2251)-2'-O)-methyltransferase RlmB; amino-acid sequence: MIIYGKNPVREFLLQSSSKIIEVLISSEIKRADTDDLIRLAEERGIKITYLSRESLSKTARTTSHQGVAARVSDYDYVGVSQILGKAKESGEKLLVVILDHLEDPQNFGAIIRSVYVLGGHGIIIPKDRSVSVTPAVVKTSAGTASAVSISMVTNIVRVLTELKKSGVWIVGADPSAKTSIRDQDLVGLDIALVIGSEGKGLKRLVREECDFLVSIPTIGALSLNASVAAGIMIYEIQRQRKRA